The Parachlamydia acanthamoebae genome has a window encoding:
- a CDS encoding porin family protein produces MMKEKIRFNLNKVARFFAFSMLLFVVGQQKIHAEVWGKVDFGPAYVHVDVLNFNRTVKRMDLIAYKADATVIVKDGWCIKPSILYGANQGDLFTASIGVGHCFPIFEKLIVTPVVGFGYSFMRTTFKMPFQGYKLIFKERFRSYSPYMGLEATYRIRPNLRVCGQVQYWWSRTRTTIKHLLKNKDHTSGPSYAAMLEYDLCETVSVNVGAAYNRSLSKEKHGIRGYGAKAGLAYWF; encoded by the coding sequence ATGATGAAAGAAAAGATTCGATTTAACTTGAACAAAGTTGCCCGATTTTTCGCATTTTCCATGCTTCTATTTGTTGTAGGTCAGCAAAAGATTCATGCAGAAGTTTGGGGAAAAGTGGATTTTGGTCCAGCTTATGTCCATGTCGACGTATTGAATTTTAACCGCACTGTGAAAAGAATGGATTTGATTGCGTATAAAGCGGACGCAACTGTCATCGTTAAGGATGGATGGTGCATTAAGCCAAGCATTTTGTATGGAGCGAACCAAGGTGACTTGTTTACAGCAAGCATTGGAGTTGGACATTGCTTCCCTATTTTTGAAAAATTGATCGTCACACCCGTTGTTGGCTTTGGTTATTCTTTCATGCGCACAACGTTTAAAATGCCATTTCAAGGGTATAAGTTGATTTTTAAGGAAAGATTCCGTTCCTATTCCCCTTATATGGGATTGGAAGCGACCTATCGTATTCGCCCTAATTTGAGAGTTTGCGGACAAGTTCAATACTGGTGGAGTCGCACTCGTACAACGATTAAGCACCTATTGAAAAATAAAGACCATACAAGCGGTCCAAGCTATGCGGCGATGTTGGAATATGACTTATGTGAAACAGTATCAGTCAATGTTGGTGCTGCTTACAATCGCAGTCTAAGCAAGGAAAAGCATGGTATCCGTGGATATGGTGCTAAAGCAGGCCTAGCTTATTGGTTTTAA
- a CDS encoding inorganic phosphate transporter, with translation MFLIILAVICALIFDFVNGVHDAANSIATAVSTRVFKPRTAILWAAGFNFAAILLFVPRVAETMSRIVKIQPNHSEYVFVVLIGIASAILWNAFTWSLSIPSSSSHALIGGYAGAGLAHAGWEALDWGKLSEILFFIVLGPFLGFFMGSLFMVWLYRIFYAWSPSKLDAGFRKAQLVSAAFYSLAHGANDAQKTMGIILAILIAGGILGEDEKLSLFDIHTLWIILSCQAALSLGTALGGWRIVKTMGMKIAKIRSAGGFCAEAAGAVTLFLATSLGVPVSSTQTMTGAIMGVGSVGKRLSSIKWKIVSQMVVAWILTIPSTACLAVGISYLHAYFFI, from the coding sequence ATGTTTTTGATCATTCTCGCAGTTATTTGTGCGCTTATTTTTGATTTTGTTAATGGAGTTCACGATGCGGCCAACTCTATTGCAACAGCTGTCTCTACGCGTGTTTTTAAACCTAGAACCGCAATCCTTTGGGCGGCGGGTTTTAACTTCGCTGCAATCTTGCTATTTGTCCCACGTGTTGCAGAAACGATGTCAAGAATTGTAAAAATTCAACCAAATCATAGCGAATATGTTTTTGTTGTGTTGATTGGGATTGCCAGTGCTATTCTTTGGAATGCCTTTACCTGGTCTTTGAGTATTCCCTCAAGCTCTTCGCATGCATTAATTGGGGGTTATGCAGGGGCTGGGCTCGCACATGCGGGATGGGAAGCTTTAGATTGGGGTAAATTAAGCGAAATTTTATTCTTTATCGTTCTAGGGCCCTTTCTTGGGTTTTTTATGGGTTCTCTCTTCATGGTTTGGTTATATCGTATATTTTATGCTTGGAGCCCTTCTAAGCTGGATGCAGGCTTTAGAAAAGCACAACTTGTTTCGGCTGCTTTTTATTCTTTGGCTCATGGAGCAAATGATGCTCAAAAAACGATGGGGATCATTTTAGCGATTTTAATTGCAGGAGGCATTTTAGGAGAGGATGAAAAGTTATCCTTATTCGATATCCACACGCTATGGATTATTTTATCTTGTCAGGCTGCATTGAGCTTAGGAACTGCTTTAGGGGGTTGGCGCATTGTCAAAACCATGGGAATGAAAATCGCAAAAATTCGTTCCGCGGGAGGCTTTTGTGCAGAGGCTGCGGGCGCCGTTACCCTGTTTCTAGCCACTTCACTGGGTGTGCCTGTTTCTTCTACTCAAACCATGACAGGAGCAATCATGGGAGTCGGATCTGTTGGGAAAAGACTTTCATCGATCAAGTGGAAGATTGTTTCTCAAATGGTTGTGGCTTGGATCTTGACAATTCCCAGTACGGCATGCTTAGCCGTAGGGATTTCATATTTGCATGCCTATTTTTTTATTTAA
- a CDS encoding DUF47 domain-containing protein, which translates to MFSNLIPKETRFFDFFEKLVDLTLDATQKFYVLVKDNEDPKHLSITIQHLEHQADELTRECIEDLHKTFLTPIDREDIHKLISWMDGIIDGIEEAVESLIIFKISEMRADFEHLARILLMCVEELHKAIKQLRLMKHTEIKQHCSVIDALEDEGDITFRHAMGRLFDEELDPLTVIKWKEMYEILEKTIDQCEEVANIVEGILMENS; encoded by the coding sequence ATGTTTTCGAATTTGATTCCCAAAGAGACCCGTTTCTTTGATTTTTTCGAGAAGCTCGTGGATTTAACCTTAGATGCCACTCAAAAATTTTATGTGCTTGTGAAAGACAACGAAGATCCAAAACATCTTTCCATTACCATTCAACATCTTGAACATCAAGCAGATGAGCTAACGCGGGAATGCATTGAAGATTTGCATAAAACGTTTCTAACTCCCATTGATCGAGAAGACATACACAAGTTAATCAGTTGGATGGACGGAATCATTGATGGAATTGAAGAAGCGGTTGAATCGCTCATCATTTTTAAAATTAGTGAAATGCGCGCAGATTTTGAGCACTTAGCACGCATTCTTTTGATGTGTGTAGAAGAACTACATAAAGCCATTAAACAGCTTCGTTTGATGAAACATACTGAAATCAAGCAACATTGCTCTGTCATCGATGCTTTAGAAGATGAGGGAGACATCACCTTTAGACACGCAATGGGTCGCCTATTTGATGAAGAGTTAGATCCTTTGACCGTTATCAAATGGAAAGAGATGTACGAAATCTTGGAAAAAACAATTGATCAGTGTGAGGAAGTTGCCAATATTGTTGAAGGCATTTTGATGGAGAATTCCTAA
- a CDS encoding acyl-CoA dehydrogenase family protein — MDNQDREIAEELLFSEKKNPSLAKKLFFGELDPQQVFPFPTVSEEEKKRTEQLLEKVNAFADQNIDPDQIDRKAEIPTKVISGLGQLGVLGMTIPQRYGGLGMTQYAYCKIMESIARRCGSTALFINAHQSIGLKALLLFGTEEQKGRWLPSLAIGEDIAAFSLTEESAGSDANGVTTRAIFDPERNLYRITGKKQWTTNGSLAKVLTVMAKTEVNTPTGKQDKVTAFLVTPSMPGFKVAAVGLEKVGMRGTRTSNLEFDNLEVPAANVLGPVGGGLKICLTVLDYGRTTFGASCTGTAKFLVEKAIQHAQTRYQFKRPLASFALVKKKIADISALAFAMDATTYFTAGMIDQKIEDFMLESAILKVFASDSLWTILYETMQIFGGRSFFTNYPFERMMRDARLNMIGEGSNEVMRAFIGLVGMRDVGQHLQEDLKRLKSPFENFKKTLDLAGDYYKKLQSPTIPSSKLLKSEAEQLSVNVRNFGLAIIRLLAKEREGIIEKQLSLDRITNGAIALYTTTAVLSKLETDLKNDSPSIKKDLILGKHYFQMAQDLFSQNIGSIFSNHDVETEDVSDQLTELKNLWQPNK, encoded by the coding sequence ATGGATAATCAAGATCGAGAGATTGCAGAAGAACTTCTATTCTCAGAAAAGAAAAATCCTAGCCTTGCTAAAAAATTATTCTTTGGGGAACTCGATCCTCAGCAAGTTTTTCCTTTCCCCACCGTCTCGGAGGAAGAAAAAAAGCGCACAGAGCAACTGTTAGAAAAAGTTAATGCATTTGCCGATCAAAATATTGATCCCGATCAGATTGATCGAAAGGCAGAAATCCCAACAAAAGTCATTTCAGGTCTGGGTCAGCTTGGCGTATTGGGAATGACAATTCCACAAAGGTATGGAGGGCTTGGCATGACCCAATACGCCTACTGCAAAATCATGGAATCGATTGCAAGACGCTGCGGTTCCACGGCGCTCTTTATCAACGCCCACCAAAGTATTGGTCTCAAGGCATTGCTTTTATTCGGAACAGAAGAACAAAAAGGGCGCTGGTTACCCTCTTTAGCTATAGGTGAAGACATTGCCGCATTTTCCTTGACGGAGGAAAGTGCCGGTTCCGATGCTAATGGAGTTACTACACGTGCCATTTTTGATCCTGAACGCAACCTTTATCGCATTACAGGGAAAAAGCAATGGACCACAAATGGGAGTCTCGCAAAAGTTTTGACGGTCATGGCAAAAACAGAAGTCAACACCCCCACAGGCAAGCAAGATAAAGTAACGGCTTTTCTTGTCACTCCTTCGATGCCCGGTTTTAAAGTAGCAGCAGTTGGTTTAGAAAAGGTAGGCATGCGTGGCACGCGCACCAGTAACTTGGAATTCGATAATCTTGAAGTTCCCGCCGCGAATGTCCTAGGACCAGTGGGAGGAGGACTTAAAATTTGTTTAACCGTTTTGGATTATGGTCGCACAACTTTTGGAGCTTCATGCACCGGAACAGCCAAATTTCTTGTGGAAAAGGCCATTCAACACGCCCAAACCCGCTACCAATTTAAACGTCCTTTAGCCTCTTTTGCCCTGGTAAAGAAAAAAATTGCCGACATTTCAGCTCTAGCCTTTGCGATGGATGCCACCACTTATTTCACGGCCGGGATGATCGATCAAAAAATCGAAGATTTTATGTTAGAATCTGCCATCTTAAAAGTATTTGCCAGTGATTCACTCTGGACCATCCTTTATGAAACCATGCAAATCTTTGGTGGACGCTCCTTCTTTACCAATTACCCTTTTGAAAGAATGATGCGCGATGCACGTCTTAATATGATCGGAGAAGGCTCAAATGAAGTTATGCGTGCCTTTATAGGACTCGTGGGTATGCGCGATGTGGGCCAGCACCTACAAGAAGATTTAAAAAGATTAAAGAGCCCTTTTGAAAACTTTAAAAAAACCTTAGATCTCGCGGGTGATTACTACAAAAAACTACAATCCCCAACGATCCCTTCTTCCAAGCTCTTGAAAAGCGAAGCAGAACAACTGAGTGTGAATGTGCGCAATTTTGGATTAGCCATTATTCGCTTACTTGCCAAAGAACGGGAAGGCATTATTGAAAAACAACTTTCCTTAGACCGTATTACAAATGGAGCCATTGCGCTTTATACAACCACAGCAGTGCTGAGTAAACTTGAGACAGACTTGAAAAATGATTCTCCCTCTATTAAAAAAGATCTCATTTTAGGGAAACATTATTTTCAAATGGCTCAAGATCTGTTTTCACAAAACATTGGGTCAATTTTTTCTAATCATGATGTTGAAACTGAAGATGTTTCTGATCAACTTACCGAGCTGAAAAATCTATGGCAACCAAACAAGTAA